The Salminus brasiliensis chromosome 3, fSalBra1.hap2, whole genome shotgun sequence genome contains a region encoding:
- the ubp1 gene encoding upstream-binding protein 1, which yields MAWVLKMDDATIESGLVHDFDASLSGIGQELGAGAYSMSDVLALPIFKQEDGSVPVESDSKNPPFQYVLCTATSPAVKLHEETLTYLNQGQSYEIRLLDNRKIGEMPELNNTNVKSIVRVVFHDRRLQYMEHQQLEGWKWNRPGDRLLDIDIPMSVGIIEPHTHPSQLNAAEFLWDVSKRASVFVQVHCISTEFTPRKHGGEKGVPFRIQIDTFKQDENGEYTEHLHSASCQIKVFKPKGADRKQKTDREKMEKRTPQEKEKYQPSYDTTILSETRLEPVIEEAVEHELKKSSKRTLPADCGDSTAKSKRGSCSPWPDNAYVNPNTTAQPTFTSNTHSYTSSNAVPESEASSPNHKVDAVCLLTMESLSSAASMQDVQQWLHKNRFNSYSRLFTHFSGSDLLKLTREDLVQICGPADGIRLYNALKSRAVRPRLTVYVCQEMSHAESPLLERRCHSKNREHGSPTALHVYHALYLEEMTASELTRKISNVLSLPLTLVNQVYRQGPTGIHILLSDQMVSNFPDESCFAVSTLKDDTGDRFHLVLK from the exons ATGGCGTGGGTGCTGAAGATGGACGATGCCACGATCGAGTCTGGACTCGTCCACGACTTCGATGCCAGCTTGTCTGGTATCGGCCAAGAGCTCGGGGCTGGAGCATACAGCATGAG TGATGTGTTGGCTCTGCCCATCTTCAAGCAAGAGGATGGAAGCGTTCCTGTCGAGTCTGACAGTAAGAATCCTCCATTTCAGTACGTGCTGTGTACTGCCACTTCACCAGCCGTTAAACTGCACGAGGAGACGCTCACCTACCTAAACCAAG GCCAGTCTTACGAGATCCGTCTCCTGGATAACAGGAAGATTGGGGAAATGCCAGAACTCAACAATACGAATGTGAAG aGTATAGTGCGAGTAGTATTTCATGACCGAAGACTGCAGTATATGGAGCATCAGCAGCTGGAGGGCTGGAAGTGGAATCGCCCTGGCGACCGTCTCCTTGACATCG ATATCCCCATGTCTGTGGGTATTATTGAACCCCACACCCACCCCTCCCAGCTGAACGCTGCTGAGTTCCTGTGGGATGTCTCAAAGCGGGCTTCTGTGTTTGTACAG GTGCACTGCATCAGCACAGAGTTCACCCCGCGAAAACATGGCGGCGAGAAGGGCGTACCGTTCCGCATCCAGATAGATACCTTCAAACAGGATGAGAATGGAGAGTACACAGAACACCTGCACTCTGCCAGCTGCCAGATCAAAGTGTTCAAG CCAAAGGGAGCAGACCGGAAGCAAAAGACTGACAGGGAGAAGATGGAGAAAAGGACGCCACAAGAGAAGGAGAAATACCAACCCTCCTACGATACTACTATTCTGTCAGAG ACTCGTCTAGAGCCAGTGATAGAGGAGGCTGTGGAGCACGAGCTGAAGAAATCAAGCAAACGCACGCTGCCTGCAGATTGTGGAGACTCCACAGCCAAGAGTAAAAGAGGCAGT TGTTCTCCTTGGCCTGATAATGCTTACGTGAACCCAAACACCACAGCTCAACCAACCTTCacctccaacacacactcctacaccagTAGCAATGCCGTTCCTGAAAG TGAAGCATCTTCACCCAACCACAAAGTAGATGCTGTCTGTCTCCTCACTATGGAG TCTCTAAGCTCAGCAGCTTCTATGCAGGACGTGCAACAGTGGCTTCATAAGAACAGGTTCAACTCCTATAGCCGGCTTTTTACACATTTCTCAG GTTCTGATCTACTGAAGTTGACTCGTGAAGACTTGGTCCAGATCTGTGGGCCAGCTGATGGGATCCGTCTTTACAATGCACTAAAATCAAG AGCGGTTCGACCTCGGCTGACTGTGTACGTGTGTCAGGAGATGTCCCATGCAGAAAGCCCCCTGCTGGAGAGACGCTGCCACAGCAAGAACAGAGAGCATGGCAGTCCCACAGCCCTACATG TTTACCATGCACTGTACCTCGAGGAGATGACCGCTTCTGAGCTGACCAGAAAAATATCCAACGTGTTGAGCCTGCCGTTAACCCTCGTTAATCAGGTGTACAGACAGGGCCCCACAGGAATACACATTCTGCTCAGTGACCAG ATGGTTTCCAATTTCCCCGATGAGAGCTGCTTCGCTGTCAGTACATTAAAAG ATGACACGGGCGACAGATTCCATCTGGTTCTGAAGTAG